The Ignatzschineria rhizosphaerae genome contains a region encoding:
- a CDS encoding pyocin knob domain-containing protein has translation MAYHVDNDTGVRVKPQKANIFSKAVLWFTDKIGTDPTIPQADWFNMIQGEVLGMAEALGITPDKLSDNQIGVALKKALDKIGTDITNLPKVLDSLGDSKKDAASQRIVNVVNKLAKDAMTAANNANDKANQAKQEAYEAKQLADSKMLPFNRYLRDEHINNANAEGRFSVASRSYITVANGYPAGLAESVVVDVFRYGTATLIQMIISPSEVYIRYYNLNNPSDVTWNKVGSKDFLSKGDYGIGGSGMHIGIDGVADDLDKVTIGGLYRVAANVLNRPPGAASGDSLIVLGWGGGYHSQMFFCNAAQKTYIRYSRNKVYSDWILQYDTSSATSSAKGFLRSSGSLEAVTTNELATVMSKSKTQAVTPFLLDAELTKRAQQDTRKRVDVTKDRVKDVEYTNTTDMPIEIDINVELTGINFESRFTFYVNGKPEKLNYLMSGSPMNYSTTQKYTKTVLPGEKYKYETTGGAKILVYEEFRK, from the coding sequence ATGGCTTATCATGTAGATAACGATACGGGGGTTCGAGTTAAACCCCAAAAAGCGAATATATTCAGTAAAGCTGTTCTCTGGTTTACTGACAAAATTGGAACAGATCCAACCATTCCACAGGCTGACTGGTTTAATATGATCCAAGGCGAAGTTTTAGGTATGGCTGAGGCTTTAGGTATCACGCCCGATAAGCTTTCTGACAATCAGATCGGTGTTGCGCTGAAGAAAGCTCTCGATAAGATTGGGACTGATATAACTAACCTCCCCAAAGTACTTGATAGCTTAGGCGACTCAAAGAAAGATGCAGCATCACAGCGCATAGTAAACGTCGTTAACAAACTCGCAAAAGATGCAATGACTGCTGCGAATAATGCCAATGACAAAGCAAATCAGGCTAAACAGGAAGCTTATGAAGCGAAGCAATTAGCTGATAGTAAGATGCTTCCGTTCAATCGCTATTTGCGTGATGAACACATCAATAACGCAAATGCCGAAGGCCGTTTTTCAGTAGCATCAAGAAGCTATATAACGGTCGCAAATGGATATCCTGCAGGTCTTGCTGAGAGTGTTGTGGTTGATGTTTTCCGTTACGGTACAGCAACATTAATTCAGATGATCATATCACCTAGCGAAGTTTACATCCGCTATTACAACTTAAATAACCCGAGTGATGTGACCTGGAATAAAGTCGGCAGTAAAGATTTTTTATCTAAAGGTGATTATGGTATTGGAGGCAGTGGAATGCACATCGGTATCGATGGGGTTGCTGATGATTTAGATAAAGTTACAATCGGTGGGCTTTATCGTGTTGCCGCTAATGTATTAAATAGACCCCCAGGTGCTGCGAGTGGTGACTCTCTCATTGTACTAGGTTGGGGCGGCGGGTATCACTCTCAGATGTTTTTTTGTAATGCGGCACAAAAAACATATATTCGTTATTCTCGAAATAAAGTCTATTCAGATTGGATACTTCAATACGATACTAGTAGTGCAACCTCTTCAGCAAAGGGCTTTCTAAGATCTTCTGGCTCATTAGAAGCGGTCACTACTAACGAGCTTGCAACTGTTATGAGCAAGTCAAAGACGCAAGCTGTTACTCCCTTTTTACTTGATGCCGAGCTTACAAAGCGAGCGCAACAAGACACGAGGAAACGTGTTGATGTAACGAAAGATCGTGTTAAAGATGTTGAGTATACAAACACAACAGATATGCCGATTGAGATTGATATTAACGTTGAGCTTACGGGTATTAACTTTGAATCACGTTTCACTTTTTATGTAAATGGTAAACCTGAGAAGCTTAATTATTTAATGTCAGGATCTCCGATGAACTACTCCACTACGCAAAAATACACTAAGACAGTCCTTCCTGGTGAAAAATACAAATATGAGACAACGGGAGGGGCTAAGATCTTAGTTTACGAGGAATTTAGAAAATGA
- a CDS encoding succinate CoA transferase gives MSADLSKKIRHKAFLDKVVSAEEAASWIEDGMTLGMSGFTLFGEPKVFPRALAERGKTEKFKVNLFTGASLGPDADQAMAEADIINLRVPYQGNPVMRKKINAGEIKYIDQHLSHTAETLRQGNLGKVDYAIIEAAAITEDGLVIPTGSVGNSPIFVEKADHVIIELNTSTPESYEGIHDIYMPKDQGDNREAIPVYDDLSKRIGTIGIKVDPAKVRGVVLSDRPDIPSPLFEPNDETQAIADNLLSFLGNEVDSGRLGPNLAPLQSGVGSVANAVLSGMAKSDRFKNLTVSSEVLQDGIFDLIDAGVVDFAVATAFSLSKKRVDQLASDLAKYKDKILFRPQEITNHPEVVRRLGVIAFNTALEVDIYGNVNSTHVSGTHVMNGIGGSADFARNARITIFVTQSTAKDGNISAIVPFVTHVDHTNHEVDVIVTEQGYADIRGLCPVDAAEKIIENCMHPKYKAQARKYLEDAKAKRGGNTPHLLDEAFSWHINLANKGTMLLD, from the coding sequence ATGAGCGCAGATTTAAGCAAAAAAATTCGTCATAAGGCATTTCTTGACAAGGTCGTCTCAGCAGAAGAGGCAGCATCTTGGATTGAAGATGGCATGACACTCGGTATGAGTGGATTTACCCTTTTCGGAGAGCCTAAAGTATTCCCAAGAGCGCTTGCAGAGCGTGGGAAAACAGAGAAGTTTAAAGTAAATCTCTTTACAGGTGCATCATTAGGTCCTGATGCTGACCAAGCAATGGCTGAAGCAGATATCATTAACCTTCGTGTTCCTTACCAAGGCAACCCTGTAATGCGTAAGAAAATTAACGCAGGTGAAATTAAGTATATTGACCAACACCTTTCTCACACAGCAGAAACGCTTCGCCAAGGTAACCTTGGTAAAGTTGATTATGCCATCATTGAAGCAGCGGCAATTACCGAAGATGGATTAGTCATTCCTACAGGGTCTGTTGGTAACTCACCAATCTTTGTTGAAAAAGCAGATCACGTTATTATTGAGCTTAATACCAGCACGCCTGAAAGCTATGAAGGTATCCACGATATCTACATGCCAAAAGATCAAGGTGATAATCGTGAAGCGATTCCTGTTTATGATGATTTAAGCAAGCGTATTGGAACAATCGGTATTAAAGTTGATCCGGCAAAAGTTCGTGGCGTTGTTTTATCTGACCGCCCAGACATTCCTTCACCACTTTTTGAACCAAACGACGAGACGCAAGCAATTGCAGATAACTTACTTAGTTTCCTTGGTAATGAAGTTGATTCAGGTCGCTTAGGCCCAAACCTAGCGCCACTTCAATCAGGAGTTGGATCTGTTGCTAATGCTGTATTAAGTGGAATGGCGAAATCAGATCGTTTTAAAAACCTCACGGTATCATCAGAAGTACTCCAAGATGGTATCTTTGATCTTATTGATGCCGGTGTTGTTGATTTTGCTGTTGCAACAGCATTCTCACTATCAAAAAAACGTGTGGATCAATTAGCATCTGACCTTGCAAAATATAAAGATAAAATTCTTTTCCGTCCGCAAGAGATCACCAACCACCCAGAAGTTGTACGTCGTCTTGGCGTTATCGCGTTTAACACCGCACTTGAAGTAGATATCTATGGAAACGTAAACTCTACACACGTTAGCGGAACCCACGTAATGAATGGTATTGGTGGCTCAGCTGACTTTGCCCGTAACGCGCGTATCACTATCTTCGTAACACAATCAACCGCTAAAGATGGCAACATCTCTGCAATCGTTCCTTTCGTAACACACGTTGACCATACTAACCATGAAGTTGATGTGATCGTTACAGAGCAAGGCTATGCCGATATCCGTGGTCTTTGCCCTGTTGATGCAGCTGAAAAAATCATCGAAAACTGTATGCACCCTAAATATAAAGCGCAAGCGCGTAAATATCTAGAAGATGCAAAAGCAAAACGTGGCGGTAACACACCACACTTATTAGATGAAGCTTTCTCATGGCATATCAACCTTGCGAACAAGGGCACAATGCTTTTAGACTAA